The Terriglobales bacterium region GCCAGCACCGCCTTCACCCTCGAGCGCTCCTTGTTCTCCTCGGGCACGCTGAGCTTCAAGGGCAACGTGGGGTATGGCAACGGAGAGCCCGGCGGCGTCCTGCGCGCTACCTACTCGCACCAGTTCGGCAGCTCGCGCCCGCAGGTCGCGCTGACCGCGCGCCGCTTCGCCACCATCGCGAGCGTCCCGCAGTATGGAGCGCTGGAAGCCTATTCGCTCACCGCCAGCGACAGCGTCACGCTCGCCGATCTCGTGGAAGTCACCGCAGGCAGCGAATTCCAGTCGGTGCAGTTCGCCCGCCAGGTGCACGCCTTCAAGCCGTTCGGCACCGTGGACTTGCATCTCGGTCCCGACATGGTGCTCCAGTACCGCTACGCCAGCTCGCAGCCTTCGACGCGCGCGGCCAAGGGTTTCGACAGCGCGCCGGCAGACCTGAGCGAGTCGGGCCCGCGGATGTCGCTGGAAGGCGACCAGCCGGTGCTGGAGCGGGCGCGGCATCATGAGCTCTCGCTCTCGCGCCGCTTCGGCCGCACGCGCGTGCAGGCCGCCGCCTACATGGACCAGATCTTCAACGCGGCGCTGGTGGGCGCGGGCGACGTGACCGCCGACTCCGGCGATTACCTGCCCGACGTCTACTCCAGCACCTTCACCTGGAACGGCGGCGACCTCAGCACGACGGGGGCGCGCGTGGTGGTGCAGCAGGAGTTCAACGAGGCGCTCACCGGCACGCTCGAGTACTCGACCGGCGGTGTGATCGCGGTGGCTGACAAGGATCTGGCGTGGGACGTGATGCGGGCAACGCTGCGCCAGGAGCGGCGCCACGCGGTCGCTGCCAAGCTCTCGGGGCGCGCGCCGCGCCTCAAGACGCGCTGGATCGCAAGCTATCGCTGGACCAACGGCCGCGCGCTCACCCCGGTGGATTGGTTCGACGCCTCGCCCGGCCAGGCCGATCCGTACTTCAGCGTCTTCCTCCGCCAGCCCGTGCCGCAGGTCGCCTTCCTTCCGCCCAACATGGAAGTCCTGGTGGACATCCGCAACCTGCTCGCCCAGGGATACGTTCCGGTCGTGGGCCGCGACGGCCAGACGCTCTACCTCGTCCAGGCGGCGCGCGCGGTGCGCGGCGGCCTGGCCTTCAACTTCTAGTCAGGTGAAAGTCAAAAGCCCCGCCGCGGCGGGGCTTTCCTGTTCTGGCCGGGGTCAACGTTTCTTGTCGTGGTAGACGGGCTCATCGGCGAGGCCGAGGAAGCCTCCCGGCTGATACGCGTCGGGCTCGACGGGCTCACCCGCGAGGGACTCGTTCTGCGTGCGCGTGCGGAAGGTCGCAACCAGCGTGTGCTCGCCGTCCGCGGCCCCGGTCACCAGCACGGCGGGTCCGGCAGCGGCGGCTTCCAGCGCGCTCTCCACTTCGCCGGCGGCCGTTCGTGATATTTCCACGTTCTCCACGTGCTGCGCCAGGGCAGCCGCGGTCTCCTGATCGAAGGCAATCCACTTCATGGTCGGGTCCTCGGACGAGTGCGCAGCAGGTGAGATGCTGGAAGCCTGCCGGCTGGATGGTTCCGGAGTGGGGCCGAGCTGCGCCCGGGGCGTCGCGGAGTACACTGTCTGGCTGAAGAAGCGCCAGGCAGCGCGCTCACGCATAGGCCGCGCGGCGCTCATCAAAGCTGCGGGTCCCAACGGACCGCGGTGAAGGAGTCCCTCCGATGGGAAGCGGCCGTCAGCCAGCGATATGGGCCGGCATCTGCTGCTGCTTGCTCCTGGCTGCGTCCGCCTGCGCTCAGCGGCCCGGCGCCAAGTCGGTCGACCTGCGCATCTACGTGCGTTACGCCGAGACCAGCAAGCCGGTGCCGCGAGTGCGGGTGGAGCTCATCGATGCGAATACTGGTGTCCCGGCACAGTCGAACTACACCACCGAAGAAGGCACGCTCGAACTGCGGCAGATCGAGCCGGGCTACTACCGCATCCGTGTCAGCGACCTGAGCCTGGAGACGACGACTTCCGACGCGTTCGATCTCAACGCTTCCGGCTCGCAGACCATCCATGTCCCGCGAAGGAAGGGCGCGCCGGTGGTGGGGA contains the following coding sequences:
- a CDS encoding carboxypeptidase-like regulatory domain-containing protein is translated as SGLVRDSAGVPQMGAAVEVIAAGGSVVRRVYSDENGQYRAAQIQPGTYHMRVSAAAFLPSLRENVRLASGTHLLVNVTLSTLFEAIQMMPTRRNSPQDEDDWKWTLRSVGNRPILRVLDDGEAVVVASADHPDDRRLKAHVAFVAGSEAAGFGSTAEASTAFTLERSLFSSGTLSFKGNVGYGNGEPGGVLRATYSHQFGSSRPQVALTARRFATIASVPQYGALEAYSLTASDSVTLADLVEVTAGSEFQSVQFARQVHAFKPFGTVDLHLGPDMVLQYRYASSQPSTRAAKGFDSAPADLSESGPRMSLEGDQPVLERARHHELSLSRRFGRTRVQAAAYMDQIFNAALVGAGDVTADSGDYLPDVYSSTFTWNGGDLSTTGARVVVQQEFNEALTGTLEYSTGGVIAVADKDLAWDVMRATLRQERRHAVAAKLSGRAPRLKTRWIASYRWTNGRALTPVDWFDASPGQADPYFSVFLRQPVPQVAFLPPNMEVLVDIRNLLAQGYVPVVGRDGQTLYLVQAARAVRGGLAFNF